In a genomic window of Jaculus jaculus isolate mJacJac1 chromosome 8, mJacJac1.mat.Y.cur, whole genome shotgun sequence:
- the Asdurf gene encoding LOW QUALITY PROTEIN: ASNSD1 upstream open reading frame protein (The sequence of the model RefSeq protein was modified relative to this genomic sequence to represent the inferred CDS: deleted 1 base in 1 codon): MRRLRRTTALRVRRLAACREDLGHRIEEQKLVDELSNLKKNQKAYRQQQNSNIFFLADGMEMLSESGNILDKLRKKKKEYQEVENLEKVKIKK, from the exons ATGCGCCGTCTGAGAAGGACCACTGCTCTGCGTGTGAG GCGCCTGGCAGCGTGCAGGGAGGATCTTGGCCACAGGATTGAAGAACAAAAACTTGTGGATGAACTTTCTAACCTGAAGAAGAATCAGAAGGCATATCGGCAACAGCAGAACAGCAACATATTCTTTCTTGCAGATGGAATGGAAATGCTTTCTGAAAGCGGAAATATCTTAGataagcta agaaaaaaaaaaaaagaatatcaagaaGTCGAAAATTTAGAGAAGGTGAAAATCAAGAAGTAA